In one window of Bemisia tabaci chromosome 4, PGI_BMITA_v3 DNA:
- the LOC109032855 gene encoding protein MMS22-like, whose amino-acid sequence MSCEGVITPPMTPPKSHHSNDDSFMKSAEAFSPEIKDQDEQGFVCQGRVDQDYASLASSLIQSKSGDLSLFLHGLNAAAKPSEQNAVVKIQLFGRCFDRGSALIERTDYLFQNVRKILLELDRTAHPHKSAGILNHGEERYRRYRIKERKFRITTSIKKVLDYAALRKEIIEFCLYVRNYILRLHCYAEGSEIISELVSSLVKHISSLHHILDFLSPHPGYVFEGASSKNTDLLNEHHLCHLQLDLQWLLITIVYVIVIVEEELLANAQTEQPHQHSSSPQMAASPKTSEIKDNEEISLELLDRIIDRLLRELIQLSTTKFKNIKDSLLSAAPFSCSCIFHLWILLYPVITVVHKKFKVKSFWDRINEIFNRMLELHRPKSANEGTVSAANLKTFNESSLPVLDEWMNFYPYIFWMLLHITKAQYASNLSEFKVESNYPLLEKILTGSLEEGNVRPSQLRECLAIAEILTTEYWEPNSSAVLILWDYFHRTIDQGMFLIQGEQLQNQWILSESALSFLNQIQAFIEPGSCIDSAKLTIYKQFLRILAAHLRRCKDTPRVWNQIKSRIFSKFSARKISNLTEPGLMNFFALFLTLAIAGDAEEVCKVTSSLIGEVEIDRRMTNRRKVLWKGYLAMALLTLEKQKKVDSLVGPMIQMINADLAVTDSERMLSIFFEAFQEMLIAPCGLQFGQLSFIDAWVEKCITSSSEVEKNNLLSICFSVLCFLNAELSKGVFKIDSGEAKKDVWQLQVKLWSHLIPHLKQLSCRPYSEITPQIAGELLAAFINFSLMIGLNEVRTEKVKALFKHLLCSESVQIGVMKGYLKELIKHDNALRTLNTPQIFVQAWLKCSFLHEERVSTELSDVAEYIRLHLPNNRLFRSLTLSKGDIFIDFIKALRSEFNLCADPLERKKFCNEAAFYFGNLEKWSSQVLKNLTSQNEVLRIHERAGFLVSEAGAIFYAQSGTKTLLHRLLEIFLLPPQVRDPAYDLHPFVAKGLHHNLNLFIQGLVRLGAPNDLYLFSAIKDSLSLLMPRLIRKSGALNDTCTTFSLLKCFTECLNNVAPQEDCCIIIFQIVVERLIKKRCRKNEPNHTLQAIAFIADVASINRNRAHTVQCIIDCCLESIASVAMFYDKGDPCQKNAERLINGILTIHIVSTDPNIRLSAMNLFSKLCRDHLAFYSLKLFDLFAMIAGRVPTLLNHFLPQLIQHVETVEKKRGVTYDSSLRDKGIKRIEQILSGG is encoded by the exons CTGAAATAAAAGACCAGGATGAGCAAGGGTTTGTTTGTCAAGGGAGAGTGGACCAAGATTACGCATCTTTAGCATCTTCACTCATCCAGAGCAAATCTGGTGATCTCAGTCTTTTTCTTCATGGTCTGAATGCTGCAGCTAAGCCTTCTGAACAGAACGCGGTTGTTAAAATACAACTGTTTGGACGGTGTTTTGATAGAGGCAGTGCTCTTATTGAGCGAACAGATTACTTATTCCAGAATGTCAG GAAAATACTTCTGGAATTAGACCGAACAGCCCATCCTCATAAATCTGCAGGAATTTTGAACCATGGTGAAGAAAGGTATCGGCGCTACCGCATCAAAGAGCGTAAATTCAGAATTACAACCAGTATAAAGAAAGTGCTGGATTATGCTGCCCTACGTAAAGAGATCATTGAATTCTGTTTGTATGTCCGAAATTACATTCTGCG GCTTCATTGCTATGCCGAAGGGTCCGAAATAATCAGTGAATTGGTTTCTAGTCTTGTCAAACACATTTCTTCACTTCATCATATTTTAGATTTTCTCAGCCCGCATCCGGGATATGTTTTTGAAGGAGCCTCCTCAAAAAATACG GATCTACTGAATGAACATCACTTATGTCATCTTCAGTTAGATTTGCAGTGGCTCTTAATCACAATTGTGTACGTTATTGTGATTGTGGAAGAAGAATTGCTAGCAAATGCACAAACAGAACAACCTCACCAGCATTCAAGTTCTCCCCAAATGGCTGCCTCTCCAAAGACATCAGAGATAAAAGATAATGAAGAAATCAGCTTGGAACTCCTAGATCGAATCATTGACCGTCTTTTAAGGGAACTAATTCAACTCTCTACtactaaatttaaaaac ATCAAGGATAGTCTATTGAGTGCGGCTCCATTTAGTTGTAGCTGCATTTTTCATCTATGGATTCTCCTGTACCCTGTCATAACAGTCGTGCATAAAAAGTTTAAAGTGAAG TCTTTTTGGGACCGCATCAACGAAATATTCAACAGAATGTTGGAGTTGCACCGACCAAAGAGTGCTAATGAAGGCACTGTTTCAGCAGCCAATTTGAAGACTTTCAATGAGTCATCTTTACCTGTTTTAGATGAATGGATGAATTTCTATCCGTACATATTTTGGATGCTTCTCCATATCACCAAAGCACAGTATGCCTCCAATTTATCTGAATtt AAAGTAGAAAGTAACTACCCACTTCTAGAGAAGATCTTAACGGGCTCTTTGGAGGAAGGAAATGTCAGGCCTTCTCAGCTAAGAGAGTGTCTAGCCATAGCAGAAATTTTAACCACTGAGTATTGGGAGCCAAATTCAAGCGCTGTTCTCATTTTGTGGGATTATTTTCACCGGACGATTGATCAAGGCATGTTCCTAATCCAAGGGGAACAGCTTCAAAATCAGTGGATACTCAG tgaaagtgCTTTATCATTCCTGAATCAAATCCAAGCATTTATTGAACCTGGCTCATGTATAGATTCAGCCAAACTGACCATTTACAAGCAGTTTTTGCGTATTCTTG CCGCCCATCTGAGAAGGTGTAAAGATACTCCTCGTGTTTGGAATCAAatcaaaagtcgaattttctcCAAGTTCTCAGCAAGGAAAATTAGTAACCTCACTGAACCAGGGTTGATGAATTTCTTTGCATTATTTCTCACTTTAGCTATCGCAGGAGATGCTGAAGAAGTG TGCAAGGTCACCAGTAGCCTAATTGGAGAGGTAGAAATTGACAGAAGAATGACTAACAGGAGGAAAGTTTTATGGAAAGGGTATCTGGCGATGGCATTGTTGACCCTAGAAAAGCAGAAGAAAGTAGACTCATTGGTCGGGCCAATGATTCAAATGATCAATGCAGACCTAGCTGTCACCGATAGTGAAAGGATGCTGTCTATTTTCTTTGAGGCATTTCAAGAAATGCTCATTGCGCCTTGTGGTCTACAATTTGGCCAGCTATCATTCATCG atgcatgggttgaaaaatgcattACGTCTTCTTCAGAGGTTGAGAAAAACAACCTGTTGAGCATTTGCTTTTCTGTTCTTTGCTTTTTGAATGCTGAGTTGTctaaaggcgttttcaaaattgattctG gagaagcaaaaaaagatgTTTGGCAGTTGCAAGTGAAACTTTGGTCTCATTTGATTCCGCACTTGAAGCAACTGAGCTGTAGACCATATAGTGAAATTACTCCTCAAATCGCTGGTGAATTATTAGCTGCTTTCATCAATTTTAGTCTAATGATTGGCCTGAATGAAGTTCGAACAGAGAAAGTCAAAGCCCTTTTCAAGCATTTATTGTGCTCAGAGAGTGTTCAAATTGG TGTCATGAAAGGTTATTTGAAAGAGCTGATTAAGCACGATAATGCCCTGAGGACTCTGAACACCCCTCAAATATTTGTCCAG GCATGGCTCAAGTGTTCTTTTTTACATGAAGAAAGGGTATCCACAGAGCTCTCTGATGTAGCTGAATATATTCGGCTGCATCTCCCAAACAACCGACTCTTCCGAAGCTTGACTCTCTCCAAAGGAGATATTTTCATCGATTTCATCAAAGCACTTCGGTCGGAGTTCAACCTTTGTGCG GATCCTCTAGAAAGAAAGAAGTTCTGTAATGAAGCAGCCTTCTACttcggaaatttggaaaaatggtCATCtcaggttttgaaaaatttaacctCTCAAAACGAAGTGCTCCGCATCCACGAGAGAGCTGGGTTCTTAGTCTCAGAAGCAGGTGCTATCTTCTATGCTCAG TCAGGGACCAAAACCTTGCTTCATCGacttctggaaatttttttactgCCCCCACAAGTGCGTGACCCAGCTTACGATCTTCACCCATTTGTTGCGAAGGGACTGCATCATAATTTGAATCTGTTCATTCAAGGATTGGTAAGACTAG GTGCCCCTAACGACTTGTACCTATTTAGTGCAATCAAGGACTCTCTGAGCTTATTGATGCCACGTTTAATACGAAAATCAGGTGCATTGAACGACACGTGTACCACGTTTTCACTCCTGAAATGTTTCACGGAATGCTTAAATAATGTTGCTCCACAAGAGGACTGCTGTATCATCATATTTCAAATTGTTGTTGAAAGACTCATAAAGAAACGATGTCGTAAAAACGAGCCTAATCACACACTTCAA GCTATAGCATTTATCGCAGATGTGGCCTCCATCAACAGGAATCGGGCTCATACAGTACAGTGCATTATTGACTGTTGTCTTGAGTCTATTGCGAGCGTTGCCATGTTCTATGACAAAGGAGACCCCTGCCAAAAAAACGCAGAGCGCTTGATCAATGGGATTCTCACTATCCATATCGTCTCAACTGATCCCAATATAAG GTTGAGCGCCATGAATTTATTCTCCAAGCTTTGCAGAGACCACTTAGCTTTCTACAGTCTCAAGCTGTTCGATCTGTTCGCAATGATCGCTGGTAGAGTGCCCACATTGCTCAATCACTTCCTTCCGCAACTCATTCAACATGTTGAAACAGTTGAGAAAAAACGAGGTGTCACTTATGATAGCTCTCTCAG agATAAAGGAATCAAACGTATTGAGCAAATTTTATCAGGTGGCTAA